TAAATTTACTAATTCCTGAAATTTCTAATGGTAAAATAACAGCGGCTGCTAAATGCAATACAAACATATGTATAATGTAAACCGGATAAGCTGCCTGACTTAGGTAATTAAGTAAAGCACTGGGCTTATTTAAATAGTTATAGCCCAAACCAAAAAGGCCAAAAATCCAACAATTAGATTCTATTGCCATTAAATAGTTTGGAGAAGAAAGTTCAAACATTGTTAATCGGATGATGTATAGAGTAATAGCGAGCAAGAGATAAATCCACTTCCATTTTTTAACAGTCTGCCAAAACGCTGAACCGCAGTAAACGAACAGAAAGCCAAAAAAGAAGGCTAGCAGTCCATTAAAAAAGCCATGCCAAGTATTTGCATACATGGCAAATACTTGAGGCTTTACAATGAGAACTTCTGCAACAAAGAATATCGATATAAATAATGGGCCAATTGGTTTACTCAAGAAAGAAGCTAAAAGTGTTTTTAACTTGTAGTTATCTTTTAGCTTTAGGTAATAAAATAGTGGGAACAGTAACAATACATACAAGAAAATATTTCCTAAAAACCACAAATGTCCAGAATGCGGTAAATAACTTAGAGGCATGTTGTAATACTTTTGAAAAATGAAAATATGTATAGGAACTATAGCTAGTAAGCCAAAAAGAAAAGGTATAACAATCCGTTGAAAACGTTCGATAATGAGTTGTTTCCAATTACGCTTTTGTATAGCAAAATAAACACCCATTCCCGATACGAAAAACAACAGTGGTATTCTCCAAACATTTAGCAAGCTCATGGGAGTCCATAAATCTTCTATCAAATCATCACTGCGAATAAAACCTATAAACATGGCCCAAGGCTGAAAAACTATGGCTATATGATAAATCAAAAGTAAACCAATTGCAATTACACGTAACCAATCTATATCGTATCTTCTTGTTGCTTTCATCTGGATTATATCGTGAGTTTTACTGTAACATCATTGCGATTACTGGTCTCGATTTCTGTAATTCTTCAAAATCTAGCTTTAATCCTAAAGGTGCGAGTTGCTGTTGTAACATCTCGTAGATGGGTTTTACTTCTTCAAATGGAGCAATTACAGATTCTCTTGGAGTAGCACCATAATTGTTTCGTAAAGATTTGTCAGCTTTGGCATCAATTAAAACCTGTACAATTTCTATTCTACCAAAAAAGGCAGCCGTATGTAAAGCTGTAGCACCATCATTATTTTTAAGTGCTAGGTTTGCGCCAGCATCAACCAGTATTTTAGCAATCTCTGTTTTACCAAATGTGGCAGCAGATATTAAAGGGGTTGAACCGCTCATTGGTTCTTTCATATTTATATCTGTTCCCGATTTGATATGTTGTTTTACTGCATCTATATTCCCAGATAATACAGCAGTATGTATATCAACTGATGGAGCTGCTACTGGCTTATCCACTGACTGTGTATCTGGATTATTGCTTGCCTGCGTACAAGCTGAAAGGACTAATATAAAAGTGATAATACTTAATAAAGCTTTAAAAAAATTCATCTTAGATGTCTTCATATTTTTATTTGTTTAGCATTTAAATTTGATTTCTTCAAAGCTCAGCGAATAATGAGTGGAAGACATAACAGCTATGCTTATACATCAATAAAGTTTGCAGCAAGCATATAAATTATGACGCAAGCATGTTAATTATGGCGCATGAGGGCTATTTTTCATCAAAATATGGAAATAAAAAATGGGAGTAATTCTTAAAAATTATTTCTAATTTTGGATTGGTTTGAAGTACTATGGCAGATATATCAATCAACGGAAAGAAATTTATAGAAAGTGCAGAAAGCATTATTGAAGAGAATATCTCTGACGAACAATTTGGTGTATCTGAATTAGCGGAGAAAATGAATATGAGCCGCTCAAACCTTCTCAGAAAAATAAAAAAATACACTCAACTTTCAGCAAGTCAATTTATACGTCAGGTTCGGCTCCAAAAAGGGAGAGAAATGCTAAAGCAAACTTCACTTACTGTTTCAGAGATTTCTTTTCGAGTGGGTTTTAGTAGTTCTTCTTATTTCATCAAATGCTTTAGAGAACATTATGGTTATCCTCCGGGAGAAATTGGAAAAGAAGAAAACAATGAGAAGGCAAAGGAGCAAGTAGAGAAAAAGGAAGTGATTATTGAACCTCAATCTACCAATTCTAATAAAAGGTATATTTTCATTTTTACTTTGTTAGTACTTTCTTTTATTTCAGTTTGGTACTTTTCCAATTCACCTACTGCTAAGGTTGAATTGGAAAAGTCGATAGCTGTATTGCCATTTAAAAATGAAAGTAGTCATCCATCGAATATTTACTTTATTAATGGTTTGATGGAGTCAACATTAACCAAACTTCAGAAGATTAAAGACCTAAAAGTAATTAGTAGAACTTCTGTTGAACAATACCGAGATTCCAAAAAATCTATACCAGAAATAGCCAAAGAGCTCAATGTGAATTATTTGGTAGAAGGAAGCAGCCAAAGAGTTGGAGACCAAGTGTTGTTGAGTATTCAATTGATTGAAGCTGTGAGCGATAGACCAATTTGGGCTGAGCAGTATCGGTATGAAATTGAAGATATTTTCACTTTACAGAATGAAGTGGCGAAAAAAATAACTAATGCTATTGAAGCTGTCGTTACACCATCTGAATTGGCACAAATTGAAAAAAAACCAACTGAAAATCTCACGGCATACGATTATTATCTTCAAGCACTAGAACCATATTATAAACGAACAGATGAGAGCCTCATCGATGCAATTTCACTTTTTGAAAAGGCAATAGAGCATGATGCTCAATTCTCTTTAGCTTATGCTGATATTGCTATATCTTATTATTTTCTTGATTTACATAAAGAACAAAAACTATATACCGAACAGATTAATAATTTTTCAGATAAAGCTCTGCTATATGACTCAAAATCTGCTGAAAGTCTAGTAGCAAAAGCATTGTATTATTTACATATAAAAGAATATCGGTTAGCACTTCCTCATTTAGATAAAGCACTTGAGTACAATCCGAACTCAGCGACGGTGATTCAACTTCTGGCAAATTATTATTTCTATTTTATGCCGAATACCAGTAAGTATTTGGAGTATGCACTCAAAAGTACACAACTCGAAATAGGGGCTAATGACTCAATAACTATGAGTTATAGGTATTTAAACTTGAGTAATGCATTTATTCAAAATGGATTTACTGATGAAGCAATTGAGTATATCAATTTATCGCTAGACTATTATGCAGAAAATTATTATTCCTCATATTTGAAAATACTCATCTTATATGCTAAGGATCGAAACATCGAGCAAACTCAACAATTACTCGTGCAGGAATGGCATAAGGATACAACACGGCTAGATATTTTGCAGGAAACTGCTAGATTTTTCTATTACAATGAGGATTATGACAGTGCATTTTTTTACTACGAAAAACTTAACAACATCAAGACAAAAAATGGCTTAAATATTTACCCAGAAGAAAATATTAAAATTGGTTTTGTCTATGAAAAAATGCGTTTAAAAGAGCAGGCAGCAAAGTTTTTCCATGCTTATGCTGAGTATTGTGATAATGATGAAACTATTTATAAAAGTGCAAGTTTGGCGGCAAAGTACGCACACGAAGGGAAAAAAGACCTTGCTATTGAACAACTAAAACAGTTTTCGACAGAAAGTAATTACCAGTATTGGATATTGATATTTCAAGAACTTGATCCGCTTTTATATCCGATAAGAGGTCATCCAGAGTATGAGGTTACTCTTCAAAAAATTAAGGATCAATTTTGGGAAGCACATCATAAACTAAAGCAATCGCTAGGAGAGAAGGGGCTTATTTAGCTTATACTCTACACTAATACATTAAAAAATTAGAACTATAGTAAACCCAATGACTAATAAATATGATAGCCATTGGGTTTACTTCTGCTGAAGAATCAGTCCAAATTAATTACTTTATCATTTTCACATTGAGATATACAAATACCATAATTGTGTAGTGAAAAAAGTAACGATAAGGCCTAATACAATGGGTAAAAAGGTAGAAACTAATGTCCATTTTAGACTTTTTGTTTCTTTATAGATTGTTAATATCGTGGTTGAACAAGGGTTATGCAGTAAACTAAACATCATTAGATTAATTCCTGTAAGTATAGTCCAACCGCCTGCATGAAGCACATTAGCTGTATCTGCTATAGAATCTAATTCGAACATAACACCTGAACCTGCACCCACATCTGCCATTTTTGTACTCAAAACAGTTAACATTAATATAGTAGGTATTACAATTTCGTTGGCAGGAATGGCAATTATATAGGCTAATAAGATTACACCATTTAAACCAAAGATTAAGGCAAATGGATTAGACCATTCAATAAAATGTTCTGCCAAGCTAAGCTCACCAATATGGATATTGGCTATTAGCCAGATAACTACTCCTGCAGGAATGGCAAATACAACGGCTCTCCAAAGTACAATCATGGTACGATCTATAAGCGATGTATATAGTGTTTGTAAAACTCTCGGAGGACGATATGGGGGTAATTCTAAACTGAAAGAAGAGGCCTCACCTTTAAGTACAGATTTACTTAAGCCCCATGAAACTACTAAACTGAAAAATATACCTAAAACAGCCATACCAACCACAGCTCCTGCTGATACAATACCAGCTAAACTAGCAGGAACAACTGCACCAATAAAGATAGTCGCTATTAGAATTTGTGTTGGCCAACGTCCATTACATAGTGAGAAGTTATTGGTTATAATTGCAATTAATCTTTCTCTTGGGCTATCAATTACCCTTGCAGCAACTACACCGGCAGCATTACAACCAAAACCCATACTCATAGTAAGAGCTTGTTTACCATGTGCACCAGCTTTACGGAAAAGGTTATCCATGTTAAAAGCAACACGAGGTAAGTAACCCAAATCTTCTAACAATGTGAATATTGGAAAGAAGATGGCCATTGGGGGTAACATTACTGCTATAACCCAAGCCATAGATAAATAAGCTCCGTCTATCAATACTCCATCTAGCCACCAAGGCATATTTATAGAAGCAGCCAGATTTTTTAAGATTGGATGCATTGTATCGATTAAAAGCGAAGCTAATAAACCCGATGGATAATTGGCTCCTGCAACTGTTAACCAAAATACCACAGCAAGTACTAAAAACATAAGTGGAAAACCAAGCCATTTACTTGTCACCAACTTATCTACTTTTAAATCGAAGCTATATGCTTCTTTTTCTCCTACCTGCTTTACAGTTTTTTTGGCAATATGGGATGCGTTTTCATAAATAGACTCAATAATAGAATCATGAAAATCAGTACCTAAATCCCATCTAGCCGAGTTTGCTACTGATATTATTTCTTCACCTTTAGATTTTCTTGTTGAATTTTCCATATTTTAGATAATCTTAAGTGGTTATATCTTCTTGATGTAAATTTCCTAAATCTCCCGAACGCACAGCTTCAATTATACTATTATCACCTTCTAACAATCGCATAGCTACCCAACTTGCATTTGGTAAGTCCGGATAAGATTCTAGAAGTTTATTTGATAGTGTTTCAATTGCATGATTGAGTTTTCTCGAACGACTCTTAATCTTAGGTGGTTTGCAAATGTATTTCCCAGTGGCAACTTCTTCAATAGCCTGTAACAATTCACTCATACCTTGTTTTTTACGGGCAGAAGCCGGTATTACAGGAATGCCTAGTTCTTTAGAAAGTACTCGGGTATCTATCTCTAAGTTATTTCTTTTTACTTCATCCATTAAATTGAGACAAAGCACCGCTCTATCAGTAAGTTCTAAAATCTGTAAAACCAGATTTAAATTACGTTCCAAACGAGTAGCATCAACTACAATAAGTGTAACATCTGGTTGACCGAATAAAATAAAATCTCTTGCGACTTCTTCATCGGTACTGGTAGATAATAAGGAGTATGTTCCTGGTAAGTCTACAACTTTATACCGTTTTTCATTGAAAATAAATCCACCCTCTGCTCTTGCAACAGTTTTACCTGGCCAGTTACCAGTATGTTGGCGCAAACCAGTTAGGTTGTTAAATACTGTACTTTTGCCAGTATTCGGATTACCCGCCAAAGTAACTAGATAGTCTACGTTCTCTAAATTTACGCCAAGCTTTACAAGATTCGCTTTGTTATGAGCTGGGCAATTTGCACAATTATTTGGGGTACTCATATTTCTTTAATTTTTTCGGTTGATAAAAACCTGATCGGCATGTTGTTTTCTGATGCCGATAGTAGTTCCTAAAATTCGATAACCAACAGGATCACCAGAAGCACTTCTTATAACAGCAGAAACTTTACTGCCTGGTACAATTCCTAAATCCATCAATCGGCGTCTTTGCGATCCTCTGCAATTGGGAGAAATGCCCAATACTTCAGCATCTTCTCCAATCTTAAGCGATGATAGTAATTCCTGTTTTGGTGTTTGTGTTACTTCAGCACTGAGTCTTTCAACAGTGATGTAACCAGCGAATAGAGGCGTTAATATACATTCTTCGCCATGGGCTACAAATGTGATTTTTTTATCTGTTACATCGGTAACATAGACTTGCATTCCGGGGTAAAGCCCTAGTACAATTAGTTGTTCGTATATACTTCTAGGTTCATCTTCCAAATGAGTTATTCGTCCCATTTCACCTTCCTGCAAAGTATTTAGACGCACTCCTCTATGTTTAGGAAGTTCTCCTTCTGCTGTTGGAATTGGGTCTCCGTGTGGGTCGAATACCGGATTTCCCATCTGTGCTGCCAATCTTTCGGTTTCTTCTTTACTAACCACATGCTCTATTCGATCTGCCTCGTGGTGCCAATCTACCGGTGCAACACTCGTTTGATCTGCCAAGTAACGTTCCCATATTCTGTGGATTCGAACAATCCTCAATGCGTAAGAGCGACCTGCATCAGTTAAAGCAACAGATTGGTTATTTAATGTAACTAATTCTAATGTAGTAAGTCTATTTAGTAACTGAGTGGCCTTATCCATGGCAATATTCAAATGACCAGCAAGACTATTTATATTACAATTAGTTTTGTTGTATTCGCAATCAAAAATGAACTTTAGCGCATCTTCTAGTAATGCTCTCTTGTTATTTCTAATGAGTTTTGATATGAGGGCTAATCCACCCTTCATTGGCCAAAAGAACCAAAATAGTAAAGTAGTAACTGCTAGTCCAATTATTAACAATATCCCTGGTTGTATTTGCAATATGGTTAGCATAATCGTTTTTAATTCAATTGTTTTACATAAATAATATTAGTAAAATCCTTATTTAGAAGAATTTTATTTTTGTTAATGATTATTTCTGTCATCTTGTTAGCGTTAAATTGTTTCTCAACCCAAATAGTAGAACCAATAGCTATATGATTAGATGAACAAAAATCAAAAAAATCTTTTTCTGAACTAAATAAGCGCGAAATTTCATATTCATACCCAGCATTTGCATCAGAAAGTAATATTTGCGAATGGTCAATTACGGTTTCTTCATTCAAAACTGGAATAGGGTCTCCATGCGGATCAGTTGTTGGATAGTCTAAGTATTTTTCGATTTTATCGGCTAAAAAATCAGAGGTAAAATGCTCTAGATTTTCAGCCTCTTTATGGATTTCGTGTAAAGATAGATTTAATGTTTTATATAAGAAAGATTCCCACAGCCTGTGTTTTCTTATCACATTTAGTGCTAGGTTATTACCTGTAGATGTGAGGGTTAA
This genomic window from Chondrinema litorale contains:
- a CDS encoding acyltransferase family protein; this encodes MKATRRYDIDWLRVIAIGLLLIYHIAIVFQPWAMFIGFIRSDDLIEDLWTPMSLLNVWRIPLLFFVSGMGVYFAIQKRNWKQLIIERFQRIVIPFLFGLLAIVPIHIFIFQKYYNMPLSYLPHSGHLWFLGNIFLYVLLLFPLFYYLKLKDNYKLKTLLASFLSKPIGPLFISIFFVAEVLIVKPQVFAMYANTWHGFFNGLLAFFFGFLFVYCGSAFWQTVKKWKWIYLLLAITLYIIRLTMFELSSPNYLMAIESNCWIFGLFGLGYNYLNKPSALLNYLSQAAYPVYIIHMFVLHLAAAVILPLEISGISKFIGVVIFSFVLCYLIFEFVIRRIDFLKPLFGMKWQSSRRKLNEQVSQVG
- a CDS encoding ankyrin repeat domain-containing protein, translating into MKTSKMNFFKALLSIITFILVLSACTQASNNPDTQSVDKPVAAPSVDIHTAVLSGNIDAVKQHIKSGTDINMKEPMSGSTPLISAATFGKTEIAKILVDAGANLALKNNDGATALHTAAFFGRIEIVQVLIDAKADKSLRNNYGATPRESVIAPFEEVKPIYEMLQQQLAPLGLKLDFEELQKSRPVIAMMLQ
- a CDS encoding helix-turn-helix domain-containing protein; its protein translation is MADISINGKKFIESAESIIEENISDEQFGVSELAEKMNMSRSNLLRKIKKYTQLSASQFIRQVRLQKGREMLKQTSLTVSEISFRVGFSSSSYFIKCFREHYGYPPGEIGKEENNEKAKEQVEKKEVIIEPQSTNSNKRYIFIFTLLVLSFISVWYFSNSPTAKVELEKSIAVLPFKNESSHPSNIYFINGLMESTLTKLQKIKDLKVISRTSVEQYRDSKKSIPEIAKELNVNYLVEGSSQRVGDQVLLSIQLIEAVSDRPIWAEQYRYEIEDIFTLQNEVAKKITNAIEAVVTPSELAQIEKKPTENLTAYDYYLQALEPYYKRTDESLIDAISLFEKAIEHDAQFSLAYADIAISYYFLDLHKEQKLYTEQINNFSDKALLYDSKSAESLVAKALYYLHIKEYRLALPHLDKALEYNPNSATVIQLLANYYFYFMPNTSKYLEYALKSTQLEIGANDSITMSYRYLNLSNAFIQNGFTDEAIEYINLSLDYYAENYYSSYLKILILYAKDRNIEQTQQLLVQEWHKDTTRLDILQETARFFYYNEDYDSAFFYYEKLNNIKTKNGLNIYPEENIKIGFVYEKMRLKEQAAKFFHAYAEYCDNDETIYKSASLAAKYAHEGKKDLAIEQLKQFSTESNYQYWILIFQELDPLLYPIRGHPEYEVTLQKIKDQFWEAHHKLKQSLGEKGLI
- a CDS encoding nucleoside recognition domain-containing protein codes for the protein MENSTRKSKGEEIISVANSARWDLGTDFHDSIIESIYENASHIAKKTVKQVGEKEAYSFDLKVDKLVTSKWLGFPLMFLVLAVVFWLTVAGANYPSGLLASLLIDTMHPILKNLAASINMPWWLDGVLIDGAYLSMAWVIAVMLPPMAIFFPIFTLLEDLGYLPRVAFNMDNLFRKAGAHGKQALTMSMGFGCNAAGVVAARVIDSPRERLIAIITNNFSLCNGRWPTQILIATIFIGAVVPASLAGIVSAGAVVGMAVLGIFFSLVVSWGLSKSVLKGEASSFSLELPPYRPPRVLQTLYTSLIDRTMIVLWRAVVFAIPAGVVIWLIANIHIGELSLAEHFIEWSNPFALIFGLNGVILLAYIIAIPANEIVIPTILMLTVLSTKMADVGAGSGVMFELDSIADTANVLHAGGWTILTGINLMMFSLLHNPCSTTILTIYKETKSLKWTLVSTFLPIVLGLIVTFFTTQLWYLYISM
- a CDS encoding FeoB small GTPase domain-containing protein, encoding MSTPNNCANCPAHNKANLVKLGVNLENVDYLVTLAGNPNTGKSTVFNNLTGLRQHTGNWPGKTVARAEGGFIFNEKRYKVVDLPGTYSLLSTSTDEEVARDFILFGQPDVTLIVVDATRLERNLNLVLQILELTDRAVLCLNLMDEVKRNNLEIDTRVLSKELGIPVIPASARKKQGMSELLQAIEEVATGKYICKPPKIKSRSRKLNHAIETLSNKLLESYPDLPNASWVAMRLLEGDNSIIEAVRSGDLGNLHQEDITT
- a CDS encoding metal-dependent transcriptional regulator; the protein is MLTILQIQPGILLIIGLAVTTLLFWFFWPMKGGLALISKLIRNNKRALLEDALKFIFDCEYNKTNCNINSLAGHLNIAMDKATQLLNRLTTLELVTLNNQSVALTDAGRSYALRIVRIHRIWERYLADQTSVAPVDWHHEADRIEHVVSKEETERLAAQMGNPVFDPHGDPIPTAEGELPKHRGVRLNTLQEGEMGRITHLEDEPRSIYEQLIVLGLYPGMQVYVTDVTDKKITFVAHGEECILTPLFAGYITVERLSAEVTQTPKQELLSSLKIGEDAEVLGISPNCRGSQRRRLMDLGIVPGSKVSAVIRSASGDPVGYRILGTTIGIRKQHADQVFINRKN
- a CDS encoding metal-dependent transcriptional regulator; protein product: MTVSIENFVKTIYNQSRLSVADTRISTLARLLNISNAAATDMARKLATKKLVNYTKYKPLTLTSTGNNLALNVIRKHRLWESFLYKTLNLSLHEIHKEAENLEHFTSDFLADKIEKYLDYPTTDPHGDPIPVLNEETVIDHSQILLSDANAGYEYEISRLFSSEKDFFDFCSSNHIAIGSTIWVEKQFNANKMTEIIINKNKILLNKDFTNIIYVKQLN